One genomic window of Muntiacus reevesi chromosome 4, mMunRee1.1, whole genome shotgun sequence includes the following:
- the ZNF385A gene encoding zinc finger protein 385A isoform X4, producing the protein MEPRPPGSRRMDPVQKAVLSHTFGGPLLKTKRPIISCNVCQIRFNSQSQAEAHYKGNRHARRVKGIEAAKTRGREPSVREPGDPAPPGSTPPNGDGVAPRPVSMENGVGPAPGSPEKQPGSPSPPSVPETGQGATKGEGGTPAPASLPGGSKEEEEKAKRLLYCALCKVAVNSLSQLEAHNKGTKHKTILEARSGLGPIKAYPRLGPPAPGEPEAPAQDRTFHCEICNVKVNSEVQLKQHISSRRHRDGVAGKPNPLLSRHKKPRGAGELAGTLTFSKELPKSLAGGLLPSPLAVAAVMAAAAGSPLSLRPAPAAPLLQGPPITHPLLHPAPGPIRTAHGPILFSPY; encoded by the exons ATGGAGCCGCGTCCCCCGGGGTCCCGCAGG ATGGATCCTGTGCAGAAGGCTGTACTCTCCCACACTTTTGGGGGACCCTTGCTCAAGACCAAGCGGCCCATCATCTCCTGCAATGTCTGTCAGATTCGCTTCAACTCTCAG AGCCAGGCTGAGGCACACTACAAGGGTAACCGCCATGCCCGAAGAGTCAAAGGCATCGAGGCTGCCAAGACCCGAGGCAGGGAGCCCAGCGTCCGGGAACCAGGAGACCCAGCTCCCCCAGGCAGCACCCCCCCAAATGGAGATGGTGTAGCCCCCCGTCCAG TTTCCATGGAGAATGGAGTGGGTCCAGCCCCAGGATCCCCAGAGAAACAGCCtggctccccatcccctcccagcGTTCCGGAGACTGGTCAGGGTGCGACCAAGGGTGAAGGGGGGACTCCAGCCCCAGCTTCCCTGCCTGGGGGTagcaaggaagaggaggagaaggccaAGCGGCTGCTCTACTGTGCTCTGTGCAAAGTGGCAGTGAACTCCCTGTCCCAGCTTGAGGCACATAACAAAG GTACAAAGCACAAGACCATTCTGGAGGCCCGCAGTGGCCTGGGCCCCATCAAAGCCTACCCCCGGCTGGGGCCTCCCGCTCCCGGGGAGCCCGAGGCCCCTGCCCAGGACCGAACCTTCCACTGTGAGATCTGCAATGTCAAGGTCAACTCGGAGGTCCAACTGAAACAG CACATTTCCAGCCGGCGGCACCGAGATGGCGTGGCCGGGAAGCCCAACCCGCTACTGAGCCGTCACAAGAAGCCTAGGGGCGCCGGAGAACTAGCG GGCACGCTGACTTTCTCCAAGGAACTGCCCAAGTCCCTGGCCGGCGGcctgctccccagccccctgGCGGTGGCTGCGGTGATGGCGGCGGCAGCAGGCTCCCCGCTGTCTCTGCGCCCGGCTCCAGCCGCACCTCTTCTCCAGGGACCGCCGATCACCCATCCCCTGCTCCACCCCGCCCCCGGGCCCATCCGAACTGCGCACGGACCCATTCTCTTCTCCCCCTACTGA
- the ZNF385A gene encoding zinc finger protein 385A isoform X1, protein MDAGVQMDPVQKAVLSHTFGGPLLKTKRPIISCNVCQIRFNSQSQAEAHYKGNRHARRVKGIEAAKTRGREPSVREPGDPAPPGSTPPNGDGVAPRPVSMENGVGPAPGSPEKQPGSPSPPSVPETGQGATKGEGGTPAPASLPGGSKEEEEKAKRLLYCALCKVAVNSLSQLEAHNKGTKHKTILEARSGLGPIKAYPRLGPPAPGEPEAPAQDRTFHCEICNVKVNSEVQLKQHISSRRHRDGVAGKPNPLLSRHKKPRGAGELAGTLTFSKELPKSLAGGLLPSPLAVAAVMAAAAGSPLSLRPAPAAPLLQGPPITHPLLHPAPGPIRTAHGPILFSPY, encoded by the exons ATGGACGCAGGAGTCCAG ATGGATCCTGTGCAGAAGGCTGTACTCTCCCACACTTTTGGGGGACCCTTGCTCAAGACCAAGCGGCCCATCATCTCCTGCAATGTCTGTCAGATTCGCTTCAACTCTCAG AGCCAGGCTGAGGCACACTACAAGGGTAACCGCCATGCCCGAAGAGTCAAAGGCATCGAGGCTGCCAAGACCCGAGGCAGGGAGCCCAGCGTCCGGGAACCAGGAGACCCAGCTCCCCCAGGCAGCACCCCCCCAAATGGAGATGGTGTAGCCCCCCGTCCAG TTTCCATGGAGAATGGAGTGGGTCCAGCCCCAGGATCCCCAGAGAAACAGCCtggctccccatcccctcccagcGTTCCGGAGACTGGTCAGGGTGCGACCAAGGGTGAAGGGGGGACTCCAGCCCCAGCTTCCCTGCCTGGGGGTagcaaggaagaggaggagaaggccaAGCGGCTGCTCTACTGTGCTCTGTGCAAAGTGGCAGTGAACTCCCTGTCCCAGCTTGAGGCACATAACAAAG GTACAAAGCACAAGACCATTCTGGAGGCCCGCAGTGGCCTGGGCCCCATCAAAGCCTACCCCCGGCTGGGGCCTCCCGCTCCCGGGGAGCCCGAGGCCCCTGCCCAGGACCGAACCTTCCACTGTGAGATCTGCAATGTCAAGGTCAACTCGGAGGTCCAACTGAAACAG CACATTTCCAGCCGGCGGCACCGAGATGGCGTGGCCGGGAAGCCCAACCCGCTACTGAGCCGTCACAAGAAGCCTAGGGGCGCCGGAGAACTAGCG GGCACGCTGACTTTCTCCAAGGAACTGCCCAAGTCCCTGGCCGGCGGcctgctccccagccccctgGCGGTGGCTGCGGTGATGGCGGCGGCAGCAGGCTCCCCGCTGTCTCTGCGCCCGGCTCCAGCCGCACCTCTTCTCCAGGGACCGCCGATCACCCATCCCCTGCTCCACCCCGCCCCCGGGCCCATCCGAACTGCGCACGGACCCATTCTCTTCTCCCCCTACTGA
- the ZNF385A gene encoding zinc finger protein 385A isoform X3: MQPPLDLKQILPFPLEPAPTLGLFSNYSAMDPVQKAVLSHTFGGPLLKTKRPIISCNVCQIRFNSQSQAEAHYKGNRHARRVKGIEAAKTRGREPSVREPGDPAPPGSTPPNGDGVAPRPVSMENGVGPAPGSPEKQPGSPSPPSVPETGQGATKGEGGTPAPASLPGGSKEEEEKAKRLLYCALCKVAVNSLSQLEAHNKGTKHKTILEARSGLGPIKAYPRLGPPAPGEPEAPAQDRTFHCEICNVKVNSEVQLKQHISSRRHRDGVAGKPNPLLSRHKKPRGAGELAGTLTFSKELPKSLAGGLLPSPLAVAAVMAAAAGSPLSLRPAPAAPLLQGPPITHPLLHPAPGPIRTAHGPILFSPY; the protein is encoded by the exons ATGCAGCCCCCACTGGACCTCAAGCAGATCCTGCCCTTCCCACTGGAGCCGgcacccaccctgggcctcttcaGCAACTACAGCGCT ATGGATCCTGTGCAGAAGGCTGTACTCTCCCACACTTTTGGGGGACCCTTGCTCAAGACCAAGCGGCCCATCATCTCCTGCAATGTCTGTCAGATTCGCTTCAACTCTCAG AGCCAGGCTGAGGCACACTACAAGGGTAACCGCCATGCCCGAAGAGTCAAAGGCATCGAGGCTGCCAAGACCCGAGGCAGGGAGCCCAGCGTCCGGGAACCAGGAGACCCAGCTCCCCCAGGCAGCACCCCCCCAAATGGAGATGGTGTAGCCCCCCGTCCAG TTTCCATGGAGAATGGAGTGGGTCCAGCCCCAGGATCCCCAGAGAAACAGCCtggctccccatcccctcccagcGTTCCGGAGACTGGTCAGGGTGCGACCAAGGGTGAAGGGGGGACTCCAGCCCCAGCTTCCCTGCCTGGGGGTagcaaggaagaggaggagaaggccaAGCGGCTGCTCTACTGTGCTCTGTGCAAAGTGGCAGTGAACTCCCTGTCCCAGCTTGAGGCACATAACAAAG GTACAAAGCACAAGACCATTCTGGAGGCCCGCAGTGGCCTGGGCCCCATCAAAGCCTACCCCCGGCTGGGGCCTCCCGCTCCCGGGGAGCCCGAGGCCCCTGCCCAGGACCGAACCTTCCACTGTGAGATCTGCAATGTCAAGGTCAACTCGGAGGTCCAACTGAAACAG CACATTTCCAGCCGGCGGCACCGAGATGGCGTGGCCGGGAAGCCCAACCCGCTACTGAGCCGTCACAAGAAGCCTAGGGGCGCCGGAGAACTAGCG GGCACGCTGACTTTCTCCAAGGAACTGCCCAAGTCCCTGGCCGGCGGcctgctccccagccccctgGCGGTGGCTGCGGTGATGGCGGCGGCAGCAGGCTCCCCGCTGTCTCTGCGCCCGGCTCCAGCCGCACCTCTTCTCCAGGGACCGCCGATCACCCATCCCCTGCTCCACCCCGCCCCCGGGCCCATCCGAACTGCGCACGGACCCATTCTCTTCTCCCCCTACTGA
- the ZNF385A gene encoding zinc finger protein 385A isoform X2 produces the protein MNHSPDCSPWGSLSRAGPLPLLRQPPIMQPPLDLKQILPFPLEPAPTLGLFSNYSAMDPVQKAVLSHTFGGPLLKTKRPIISCNVCQIRFNSQSQAEAHYKGNRHARRVKGIEAAKTRGREPSVREPGDPAPPGSTPPNGDGVAPRPVSMENGVGPAPGSPEKQPGSPSPPSVPETGQGATKGEGGTPAPASLPGGSKEEEEKAKRLLYCALCKVAVNSLSQLEAHNKGTKHKTILEARSGLGPIKAYPRLGPPAPGEPEAPAQDRTFHCEICNVKVNSEVQLKQHISSRRHRDGVAGKPNPLLSRHKKPRGAGELAGTLTFSKELPKSLAGGLLPSPLAVAAVMAAAAGSPLSLRPAPAAPLLQGPPITHPLLHPAPGPIRTAHGPILFSPY, from the exons ATGAATCACTCACCTGACTGTTCTCCCTGGG GCAGCTTGAGCCGGGCAGGGCCCCTCCCTCTGCTACGGCAGCCCCCAATCATGCAGCCCCCACTGGACCTCAAGCAGATCCTGCCCTTCCCACTGGAGCCGgcacccaccctgggcctcttcaGCAACTACAGCGCT ATGGATCCTGTGCAGAAGGCTGTACTCTCCCACACTTTTGGGGGACCCTTGCTCAAGACCAAGCGGCCCATCATCTCCTGCAATGTCTGTCAGATTCGCTTCAACTCTCAG AGCCAGGCTGAGGCACACTACAAGGGTAACCGCCATGCCCGAAGAGTCAAAGGCATCGAGGCTGCCAAGACCCGAGGCAGGGAGCCCAGCGTCCGGGAACCAGGAGACCCAGCTCCCCCAGGCAGCACCCCCCCAAATGGAGATGGTGTAGCCCCCCGTCCAG TTTCCATGGAGAATGGAGTGGGTCCAGCCCCAGGATCCCCAGAGAAACAGCCtggctccccatcccctcccagcGTTCCGGAGACTGGTCAGGGTGCGACCAAGGGTGAAGGGGGGACTCCAGCCCCAGCTTCCCTGCCTGGGGGTagcaaggaagaggaggagaaggccaAGCGGCTGCTCTACTGTGCTCTGTGCAAAGTGGCAGTGAACTCCCTGTCCCAGCTTGAGGCACATAACAAAG GTACAAAGCACAAGACCATTCTGGAGGCCCGCAGTGGCCTGGGCCCCATCAAAGCCTACCCCCGGCTGGGGCCTCCCGCTCCCGGGGAGCCCGAGGCCCCTGCCCAGGACCGAACCTTCCACTGTGAGATCTGCAATGTCAAGGTCAACTCGGAGGTCCAACTGAAACAG CACATTTCCAGCCGGCGGCACCGAGATGGCGTGGCCGGGAAGCCCAACCCGCTACTGAGCCGTCACAAGAAGCCTAGGGGCGCCGGAGAACTAGCG GGCACGCTGACTTTCTCCAAGGAACTGCCCAAGTCCCTGGCCGGCGGcctgctccccagccccctgGCGGTGGCTGCGGTGATGGCGGCGGCAGCAGGCTCCCCGCTGTCTCTGCGCCCGGCTCCAGCCGCACCTCTTCTCCAGGGACCGCCGATCACCCATCCCCTGCTCCACCCCGCCCCCGGGCCCATCCGAACTGCGCACGGACCCATTCTCTTCTCCCCCTACTGA